A single window of Senegalia massiliensis DNA harbors:
- a CDS encoding helix-hairpin-helix domain-containing protein, producing MISFTRKEQIVILILVVLVIGIIGFNLIFKNKNEIIYEEIEDEHIVEDTEVENEDDKKYEEEIVIHISGAVNKSGIFTLKSNSRVNDAVLAAGGLTDEADIDRINLAKKINDEEKIHIYKIGEEQLTQDTNTSTNINDLDSTEENLEKVNINTADITLLESLPGIGKIKANNIIEYRKNSNFKNIEDIMNVDGIGEKTFQNIKNKLTI from the coding sequence TAAGCTTTACAAGAAAGGAGCAAATAGTTATACTTATATTAGTTGTACTTGTAATAGGTATAATAGGATTTAATTTGATATTTAAAAATAAAAATGAAATTATTTACGAAGAAATAGAAGATGAACATATTGTCGAAGATACAGAAGTTGAAAATGAAGATGATAAGAAATATGAAGAAGAAATAGTAATACATATTAGTGGAGCAGTAAATAAATCAGGCATATTTACTTTGAAATCTAATAGTAGAGTAAATGATGCAGTTCTAGCTGCTGGAGGACTTACTGATGAAGCTGATATTGATAGAATAAATCTAGCTAAAAAAATAAATGATGAAGAAAAAATTCATATTTATAAAATAGGAGAAGAACAATTAACTCAAGATACAAATACTAGTACTAATATAAATGATTTAGATTCAACTGAAGAAAATCTTGAAAAGGTAAATATAAATACAGCAGATATTACGCTTTTAGAATCATTACCTGGAATAGGAAAAATTAAAGCAAATAATATTATTGAATATAGAAAAAATAGTAATTTCAAAAATATAGAAGATATAATGAATGTTGATGGTATTGGAGAAAAGACATTTCAGAATATAAAAAACAAATTAACTATATAG
- the selD gene encoding selenide, water dikinase SelD gives MKDELRLTQMTAASGUAAKIGPETLAQVLCHIPKNIDPNLIVGIDTSDDGAVYKINEDTAIIQTVDFFTPVVDDPYTFGQIAAANSLSDVYAMGGDPKLAMNIIAFPNCLSTEVMTEILKGGNDKVLEAGALIVGGHTVEDNEPKYGLTVTGFIHPEDVVTNSNLKENDYLVITKPLGLGILNTAIKADMVSPEGYKKAVKTMTTLNKKAKDAMIEVGINSCTDITGFGLLGHALEMAKGSNKTIKFSSEKIPYIKEAYELANMGIIPEGAYTNKSFIGNDVKISENVSEPLKDMMFDPQTSGGLLISVSEEKIDMLMEQLKTLDTEYDIIGRVFNKQKHYIIVE, from the coding sequence ATGAAAGATGAATTAAGACTTACTCAAATGACTGCTGCATCTGGTTGAGCAGCTAAAATAGGTCCTGAGACCTTGGCACAAGTTTTGTGTCATATACCTAAAAATATTGACCCTAATCTAATAGTTGGAATAGATACATCAGATGATGGAGCTGTATATAAAATTAATGAAGATACTGCAATAATTCAAACAGTTGATTTTTTCACACCAGTTGTAGATGATCCTTATACATTTGGACAAATAGCTGCAGCTAATTCTTTAAGTGATGTTTATGCTATGGGAGGAGATCCTAAATTAGCAATGAATATTATTGCATTTCCTAACTGTTTATCTACAGAAGTTATGACGGAAATTTTAAAAGGGGGAAACGATAAGGTTTTAGAAGCAGGAGCTTTGATAGTTGGAGGACATACAGTAGAAGATAATGAACCAAAATATGGACTTACTGTAACAGGATTTATACATCCAGAAGATGTTGTAACAAATAGTAATTTAAAAGAAAATGATTATTTAGTTATTACTAAACCATTAGGACTTGGAATATTAAATACAGCTATAAAAGCTGATATGGTAAGTCCTGAAGGTTATAAAAAAGCTGTAAAAACAATGACTACACTTAACAAAAAGGCAAAAGATGCTATGATTGAAGTAGGGATAAATAGTTGCACAGATATAACTGGATTTGGTCTTTTAGGTCATGCATTAGAAATGGCTAAAGGTAGTAATAAAACTATAAAGTTTTCTTCAGAAAAAATACCTTATATAAAAGAGGCTTATGAATTAGCAAATATGGGGATAATACCAGAAGGTGCTTATACAAATAAATCATTTATAGGAAATGATGTAAAGATAAGTGAAAATGTTTCTGAACCATTAAAAGATATGATGTTTGATCCTCAAACATCAGGTGGATTACTAATATCAGTTTCTGAAGAAAAAATAGATATGTTAATGGAGCAATTAAAGACACTCGATACAGAGTATGATATAATAGGAAGAGTTTTTAACAAACAAAAGCATTATATAATTGTAGAATAA
- the selA gene encoding L-seryl-tRNA(Sec) selenium transferase produces the protein MESTKNLFRMLPKVDDILEKEKIQIALEYIPRNIILESIREVLDQIRNDILNSKILKEELDSRINDIPETIIKKAKYKINPKLKRVINGTGTVIHTNLGRSLISKSIMEKVVDTASNYSNLEYDLEKGERGSRYSHIEDIICRITGAESALVVNNNASAVMLILNTLGKGKEVIVSRGELVEIGGSFRVPSVMEQSGAILVDVGTTNKTHKLDYENNINEETAILLKVHTSNYKIVGFTEEVDLESLVKIGHSNNIPVVEDIGSGVLIDLSKYGLSYEPTVQESIKSGVDIVSFSGDKLLGGPQAGIIVGKKDLINRMKKNQLTRALRVDKMTLAALELTLREYLDEQKAIKNIETLNMLTMDIREIEEKANKLYNLLRDIEKIECKIEDDYSQVGGGALPLEKIKTKVISLYSNSIKISELEKSLRSFNPPIIGRIKNDKLYIDLRTIKEDELELIFEGVISSIND, from the coding sequence ATGGAGAGTACAAAGAATTTATTTAGAATGTTGCCTAAGGTTGATGATATATTAGAAAAAGAAAAAATTCAAATTGCATTAGAATACATTCCTAGAAATATAATTTTGGAATCCATAAGAGAAGTATTAGATCAAATAAGAAATGATATTTTAAATTCTAAAATTTTAAAAGAGGAATTAGACAGTAGAATTAATGACATACCTGAAACAATAATAAAAAAAGCTAAATATAAAATAAATCCTAAACTAAAAAGAGTTATAAATGGAACAGGGACAGTTATTCATACTAACCTTGGAAGGTCTTTAATTTCTAAATCAATAATGGAAAAAGTAGTAGATACAGCATCCAATTATTCAAATTTAGAGTATGATTTAGAAAAAGGAGAAAGAGGTTCTAGATATAGTCATATAGAAGATATTATATGTAGAATAACAGGTGCTGAATCTGCTTTGGTAGTAAATAATAATGCTTCTGCTGTGATGTTAATACTAAATACACTTGGCAAAGGTAAAGAAGTGATTGTTTCTAGAGGAGAGTTAGTTGAAATAGGAGGTTCTTTTAGAGTTCCAAGTGTTATGGAACAAAGTGGTGCTATTTTAGTTGATGTAGGAACCACTAATAAAACTCATAAATTAGATTATGAAAATAATATAAATGAAGAAACTGCTATTTTACTTAAAGTTCATACAAGTAATTATAAAATTGTGGGATTTACTGAAGAAGTAGATTTAGAAAGTCTAGTAAAAATAGGTCATTCAAATAATATTCCAGTAGTAGAAGATATAGGTAGTGGTGTTCTTATTGATTTAAGCAAATATGGATTAAGTTATGAACCTACAGTTCAAGAGTCTATAAAGAGTGGAGTAGATATTGTAAGCTTTAGTGGAGATAAATTACTAGGTGGTCCACAGGCAGGAATAATTGTAGGAAAAAAAGATTTAATAAATAGGATGAAAAAGAATCAACTTACAAGAGCTTTACGAGTTGATAAGATGACTTTAGCAGCACTTGAACTTACTCTTCGTGAATACTTAGATGAACAAAAGGCTATAAAAAATATAGAAACTTTAAATATGCTTACTATGGATATAAGAGAAATAGAAGAAAAAGCAAATAAGTTATACAATTTATTAAGAGATATAGAAAAAATAGAATGTAAAATAGAGGATGATTATTCTCAAGTAGGAGGAGGAGCATTACCTTTAGAAAAAATAAAGACTAAGGTAATAAGTTTATACTCTAACTCAATAAAGATTAGCGAATTAGAAAAAAGTCTTAGATCATTTAATCCACCTATAATAGGAAGAATAAAAAATGATAAGTTATATATAGATTTAAGAACAATAAAAGAAGATGAGCTTGAGTTAATATTTGAAGGGGTAATATCTTCTATAAATGATTAA
- the selB gene encoding selenocysteine-specific translation elongation factor translates to MKNVIIGTAGHIDHGKTTLIKALTGRETDNLKQEKDRGISIELGFTYFDLPSGRRAGIIDVPGHEKFIKNMLAGVSGMDVVILVVASDEGMMPQTIEHLNILNLLNIKKGIIALTKRDVVDNEWIELVKEDISESVQNTFLKDAKIIEVSSTKLKGIDELSMEIDNLTREIENRDTENIPRLPIDRVFTLTGFGTIITGTLLQGSLKVSDEVEIYPKGLKARIRSVQVHGEDTDIALAGQRVAINLVGVKKSEIEKGNIISYPDSMINTRMIDVKLNLLENSPWIIENRTRLRLYLGTEEILCRAILLDKENLTPGESGYVQLRLENITSSKIGDRFIVRFYSPMTTVGGGIVLDNNPTKKKRFKNDIIKELKARETGNKEKILEESIKEKSRIFPSTKDLAIELVTTESEIKNITNKLTEDQKIIKFTMSDGENFIHIDYFEYMKREIVEFLQKYHEKNSLKKGILKEEIKSKYFSNIKPKLSELFIDRLIYDNIIKQDNLYISLNNFQIKFSEKEKSIKDNINDLILKDKFNPPKINELINSLKYKEEELLKVVDACIQQEKIILLDEDIIISKQAYDESIDIIKDYLKKNSSISLGEFRDLLNTSRKFAMALLEDFDRNKFTKRIEDKRIIY, encoded by the coding sequence ATGAAGAACGTTATTATAGGAACAGCAGGACATATAGATCATGGTAAAACTACTCTTATTAAAGCACTTACAGGCAGAGAAACTGATAATTTAAAGCAGGAAAAAGATAGGGGTATATCAATTGAGTTAGGATTTACATACTTTGATTTACCTAGTGGTAGGCGAGCAGGAATAATAGATGTACCAGGTCATGAAAAATTCATAAAAAATATGTTAGCTGGTGTTAGTGGGATGGATGTTGTTATTTTAGTAGTAGCATCAGACGAAGGAATGATGCCACAGACTATAGAACATTTAAATATACTTAATTTATTAAATATAAAAAAGGGAATAATAGCATTAACTAAAAGAGATGTTGTAGACAATGAATGGATAGAGCTTGTAAAAGAGGATATATCTGAAAGTGTACAAAATACATTTTTAAAAGATGCTAAGATAATAGAAGTGTCTTCTACAAAATTAAAGGGTATAGATGAATTATCAATGGAAATAGATAATTTGACGAGAGAAATAGAAAATAGAGACACTGAAAATATACCAAGATTACCTATTGATAGAGTATTTACACTTACTGGTTTTGGAACTATAATAACAGGGACTCTACTTCAAGGAAGTTTAAAAGTAAGTGATGAGGTAGAAATTTATCCTAAAGGATTAAAAGCTAGAATAAGGTCGGTACAAGTTCATGGTGAAGATACTGATATAGCTTTGGCTGGACAAAGAGTAGCAATTAATTTAGTAGGAGTTAAAAAATCTGAAATTGAAAAAGGGAATATTATTTCTTATCCAGATTCTATGATAAATACAAGAATGATAGATGTGAAATTAAATTTATTAGAAAATTCTCCCTGGATAATAGAAAACAGAACAAGACTTAGATTATATTTAGGAACTGAAGAAATATTATGTAGAGCAATTTTGTTAGATAAAGAAAATTTAACTCCTGGTGAAAGTGGATATGTTCAATTAAGGCTTGAAAACATTACTTCTTCAAAAATAGGTGATAGATTTATTGTTAGATTTTACTCGCCTATGACAACTGTTGGTGGTGGAATTGTACTGGATAATAACCCCACTAAGAAAAAAAGATTTAAAAATGATATAATAAAAGAGTTAAAAGCAAGGGAAACTGGAAATAAAGAAAAAATATTAGAAGAGAGTATAAAAGAAAAAAGTAGAATATTTCCTTCAACAAAGGATTTAGCAATTGAACTTGTAACAACTGAATCAGAAATAAAAAATATTACAAATAAGTTAACTGAAGATCAAAAAATAATTAAGTTTACAATGTCTGATGGTGAGAATTTTATTCATATAGACTACTTTGAATATATGAAAAGAGAAATTGTTGAGTTTTTACAAAAATATCATGAAAAAAATTCTCTTAAAAAAGGCATTTTAAAAGAGGAAATAAAAAGTAAGTACTTTTCTAATATTAAACCTAAGTTATCAGAATTATTTATTGATAGACTTATATATGATAATATTATTAAACAAGATAATTTATATATATCTCTAAATAATTTTCAAATAAAATTTAGTGAAAAGGAAAAATCTATTAAAGATAATATTAATGATTTAATATTAAAAGATAAATTCAATCCTCCTAAAATAAATGAATTAATCAATAGTTTAAAATATAAAGAAGAAGAATTATTAAAAGTAGTAGATGCTTGTATTCAACAAGAAAAAATAATATTATTAGATGAGGATATTATAATATCTAAACAAGCATATGATGAGTCTATAGATATTATAAAGGATTATTTAAAGAAGAATAGTTCTATTTCTTTAGGTGAATTTAGAGATCTTTTAAATACTAGTAGAAAATTTGCTATGGCTCTATTAGAAGATTTTGATAGAAATAAATTTACTAAAAGAATTGAAGATAAGAGAATAATATATTAA
- a CDS encoding response regulator transcription factor, translating to MANKILIVDDETLLVKGLKYSLEQDDYDIDTAFDGKEALNKALNNEFDLIILDLMLPEMDGLEVCQKIRETSSVPIIMLTAKGEDMNKILGLEYGADDYLTKPFNILELKARIKAILRRSTNKQSNSHDQVIQVEEFTINTLGRKVSIGDKEVNLTAKEFDLLLLLATNPGKIFTREELLEIIWGYEYFGDLRTVDVHIRRLREKIEKNSSQAEYILTKWGVGYYFRSKKK from the coding sequence ATGGCTAATAAAATACTAATTGTTGATGATGAAACCTTATTAGTTAAAGGTTTAAAATATAGTCTTGAGCAAGATGATTATGATATTGATACTGCATTTGATGGGAAAGAAGCTTTAAATAAGGCATTAAACAATGAATTTGATTTAATCATATTAGATCTTATGTTACCGGAGATGGATGGATTAGAAGTTTGTCAAAAAATTAGAGAGACTTCATCTGTACCTATAATAATGCTTACTGCTAAAGGTGAAGATATGAATAAAATACTTGGATTAGAATATGGTGCAGATGATTATTTAACTAAACCCTTTAACATTTTAGAATTAAAGGCTAGAATAAAGGCTATATTAAGAAGATCTACAAATAAACAATCTAATTCTCATGATCAAGTGATACAAGTGGAAGAGTTTACAATAAATACTCTAGGAAGAAAAGTTTCTATAGGAGACAAGGAAGTAAATCTTACTGCTAAAGAGTTTGACTTATTACTCTTATTAGCTACAAATCCCGGTAAAATTTTTACAAGAGAAGAACTACTTGAGATTATTTGGGGATATGAATACTTTGGTGATTTAAGAACAGTTGATGTTCATATTAGAAGACTAAGAGAGAAAATAGAAAAGAATTCTTCACAAGCTGAGTATATCCTTACAAAATGGGGAGTTGGTTATTATTTTAGGAGTAAGAAAAAATAA
- a CDS encoding sensor histidine kinase, producing MVIILGVRKNKKTRFISIRWKLVSTYLLLVIVLLLVINIFITKTITNIYLEEKKIDMLAKTNIIANDIDYYTSSNSNSIIYEITKNEVINYGKEINSRIIIVDEDGNVTIDSKEEFRGQEFEHKEINSALKGKNISNDYNFKEYGHLLYTSVPLIINGKIEGAVLTSTSIDNIFVRVNSIKNALYWISFLSVIFVAIISFILANIFSKPIQKFTNVILNMARGNLNQKVEIHTNDEFNQLANAFNIMSTKLDQVDIQRKDFVANVSHELRTPLSSIKLLSESLLHQDTVDENVYKEFLSDIDSEIDRLNNIIDDLLSLVDLDKEKLNLNYKVTYINHLLEKIITRLKPISEEKNIELNYIEKAKIQLNVDKNKIQQAIINIIHNAIKYTHENGNVDVILYSDNKNAIIEIKDNGIGIPEKDLEHIFERFYRVDKARTRNTGGTGLGLSIANQIITLHQGNIEVKSEINKGTKFYIKLPLDDNVSLD from the coding sequence TTGGTTATTATTTTAGGAGTAAGAAAAAATAAAAAAACAAGATTTATTAGCATAAGGTGGAAACTTGTTTCCACCTATTTGTTATTAGTAATAGTATTGCTATTAGTAATAAATATTTTTATAACTAAAACGATTACTAATATATATTTAGAAGAAAAGAAAATTGATATGCTTGCCAAAACTAATATAATAGCAAATGATATTGATTATTATACTAGTTCTAATTCTAATTCTATAATATATGAAATAACTAAAAATGAAGTTATAAATTATGGTAAAGAAATTAATTCAAGGATTATTATTGTAGATGAAGATGGAAATGTAACTATTGACTCAAAAGAAGAATTTAGAGGACAAGAATTTGAACATAAAGAAATTAACTCAGCATTAAAAGGTAAGAATATTTCTAATGATTATAATTTTAAAGAATACGGACATTTATTATATACATCAGTTCCACTTATTATAAATGGTAAAATAGAGGGAGCAGTACTTACATCTACTTCAATAGATAATATATTTGTGAGAGTTAATAGTATTAAAAATGCACTATATTGGATATCATTTTTAAGTGTTATATTTGTAGCTATAATTAGTTTTATATTGGCTAATATTTTTTCAAAACCAATACAAAAATTTACTAATGTAATATTAAATATGGCACGAGGAAATTTAAACCAAAAAGTTGAAATTCATACAAATGATGAATTTAATCAACTAGCTAATGCATTTAATATAATGAGTACAAAGTTAGATCAAGTTGATATTCAGAGGAAAGATTTTGTGGCCAACGTTTCACATGAACTTAGAACACCTCTTAGCTCTATTAAATTATTATCAGAATCACTTTTGCATCAAGATACAGTTGATGAAAATGTATATAAAGAGTTTTTATCAGATATTGATTCTGAAATAGATAGATTGAATAATATAATTGATGATTTATTATCTTTAGTTGATTTAGATAAGGAAAAATTAAATTTAAACTATAAAGTAACTTATATAAATCATTTATTAGAAAAAATCATTACAAGATTGAAGCCTATTTCAGAAGAAAAAAATATCGAATTAAATTATATTGAAAAGGCTAAAATTCAATTAAATGTTGATAAAAATAAGATACAGCAAGCTATAATTAATATTATTCATAATGCAATTAAATATACTCATGAAAATGGAAATGTAGATGTTATATTATATTCTGATAATAAAAATGCTATTATTGAAATAAAAGACAATGGAATAGGTATACCAGAAAAAGATTTAGAACATATTTTTGAGAGATTTTATAGAGTAGATAAGGCTAGAACTAGAAATACTGGTGGTACTGGATTAGGACTTTCTATAGCAAATCAAATAATAACATTGCATCAAGGTAATATAGAAGTAAAAAGTGAAATAAATAAAGGAACAAAATTTTATATAAAATTACCATTAGATGATAATGTATCTTTAGATTAA
- a CDS encoding GerMN domain-containing protein: MIIIIFIATIISGCQTYDDMLTSDSKSPIISPHPLENNFDAILYYSDKYNEKLVMKNKKIEDITKNIELEILEELISGLDGENIDNLIPKETKIRSIDIENQIAYINLSNDIIKEDLSPSEEVLLTYSIVNTITELDSIKSVQLLIDGEKKEFLSNVMNIEKPLQYSELLVEDKFINPFDTIKDYYNMLNNRESSKLASLFKNTDKKSRVYYEIQYIDKNVKKYNIKSYKLNNYKKTLLVDVVVEAITNDDKKVKYNKLFSMEYSDAQLEKTFKINEIY, translated from the coding sequence ATGATAATTATTATATTTATAGCTACTATAATTAGTGGATGTCAAACTTACGATGATATGTTAACTTCAGATAGTAAGTCTCCGATAATATCTCCTCATCCTTTAGAAAATAATTTTGATGCGATACTCTATTACTCTGATAAGTATAATGAAAAATTAGTAATGAAAAACAAAAAAATAGAAGATATAACAAAGAATATAGAGCTAGAAATATTAGAAGAATTAATAAGTGGCTTAGATGGAGAAAATATAGATAATTTAATTCCTAAAGAGACTAAAATACGTTCTATTGACATCGAAAATCAAATTGCATATATAAATTTATCAAATGATATAATAAAAGAGGACTTATCACCTAGCGAAGAAGTATTATTAACTTATTCTATTGTAAATACTATTACAGAATTAGACTCTATAAAAAGTGTACAATTATTAATAGATGGTGAAAAGAAGGAATTTTTATCAAATGTAATGAATATAGAAAAGCCATTACAATATAGTGAATTATTAGTAGAAGACAAATTTATAAATCCATTTGATACAATAAAAGATTATTATAATATGTTAAACAATAGAGAAAGCTCTAAATTAGCTTCATTATTTAAAAATACAGATAAAAAGAGTAGAGTATATTATGAAATACAATATATAGATAAGAATGTAAAAAAGTATAATATTAAATCATATAAATTAAATAATTACAAAAAGACTTTATTAGTAGATGTTGTAGTTGAGGCTATTACAAATGATGATAAAAAGGTAAAGTATAATAAATTATTTAGTATGGAATATTCAGATGCTCAATTAGAAAAGACATTTAAAATAAATGAAATATATTAA
- a CDS encoding universal stress protein encodes MKTKKVMVCVTQQKTCERLIEGGSNKVDKENDELYVIHVVNENDTFLYENNDSRALEYLFRVSKAVGADLTVIRSKDVIKAIVDFAKDKKITDIVMGESPSGKEQENSIEINLKNKLPKCDFSVI; translated from the coding sequence ATGAAAACTAAAAAAGTTATGGTATGTGTTACTCAACAAAAGACTTGTGAAAGACTTATAGAGGGTGGAAGTAATAAGGTTGATAAAGAAAATGATGAGTTATATGTTATTCATGTAGTAAATGAAAATGATACTTTTCTTTATGAGAACAATGATAGTAGAGCATTAGAATATCTTTTTAGAGTTTCAAAAGCTGTGGGAGCAGATTTAACTGTAATTAGATCAAAGGATGTAATTAAAGCAATAGTTGACTTTGCAAAGGATAAAAAAATAACAGATATTGTAATGGGAGAATCTCCATCTGGAAAAGAACAGGAAAATAGCATAGAAATAAACTTGAAGAATAAATTACCTAAATGTGATTTTTCAGTTATTTAA
- a CDS encoding YkvA family protein, with the protein MSKFIYKLSMIPKFFKDRDVSLPKKALIVLAAMYLIFPLDIIPDPILFLGWIDDIVIFLYTYSKLSDYLEKYIPKKKNVVNFKNKNVVEDVEYDIEDK; encoded by the coding sequence ATGAGTAAATTTATTTATAAATTAAGTATGATACCCAAATTTTTTAAAGATAGAGATGTATCTTTACCTAAAAAAGCATTAATTGTTCTTGCAGCAATGTATTTAATATTTCCGCTTGACATTATACCTGATCCTATTTTATTTTTAGGTTGGATAGATGATATTGTTATATTTTTATATACATATAGCAAATTATCAGATTATCTAGAAAAATATATACCTAAAAAGAAAAACGTGGTTAATTTTAAAAATAAAAATGTAGTAGAAGATGTAGAATATGATATAGAAGATAAATAA
- a CDS encoding dihydrofolate reductase, which translates to MNINMIVAIDKNFGIGYKNKLLTHIPEDLKYFKSVTKGHVLIMGYNTYMSLPKRPLPDRTTIVLTRKDKSSHNELKDVIVCNSIDNIFETLKRQDLKNKKVFVCGGESIYSQFTKYANTLYITHLFKEFKADTFFPEIKKENWEISEVKADFENIHNKIPHIFTIYNKK; encoded by the coding sequence ATGAATATAAATATGATTGTAGCAATAGATAAAAATTTTGGAATAGGTTATAAAAATAAACTATTAACGCATATACCTGAGGACCTTAAATATTTTAAAAGTGTAACTAAAGGACATGTTTTAATTATGGGATATAATACCTATATGTCATTACCTAAAAGGCCTCTTCCAGATAGAACAACTATAGTATTAACTAGAAAAGATAAAAGCTCTCATAACGAGTTAAAAGATGTAATAGTATGTAACAGCATAGACAATATATTTGAAACGCTTAAAAGGCAAGATTTAAAGAATAAGAAAGTATTTGTCTGTGGGGGAGAATCTATTTATAGTCAATTTACGAAATATGCAAATACTTTATATATAACTCATTTATTTAAAGAATTTAAAGCAGATACTTTCTTTCCTGAAATCAAAAAAGAAAATTGGGAAATATCAGAAGTTAAAGCAGACTTTGAAAATATTCATAACAAAATTCCTCATATATTTACTATATATAATAAAAAATAG
- a CDS encoding thymidylate synthase: MIKAEKIFRENIEEILENGYSTENEKVRPHYEDGTPSHTLFIPQTYEKYDISKGEFPIISLRPIAWKSGIKEILWIYQDQSNELSTLKEKYNIHWWDDWNVGDGTIGMRYGATVKKYDLMNKLLDGLKNEPYGRRHIMDLYQYSDFEESKGLHPCAFMTLWTVRGEFLDMTLVQRSNDYLVAGHINKIQYVALLMMVAKSTGYKPGIFTHLVQNLHIYDRHIEQAKKLLNRTPSDNQPKLILDTDKTNFYEFTINDFKMQNYDPIKPQLNFELAI; the protein is encoded by the coding sequence ATGATAAAAGCAGAAAAAATATTTAGAGAAAATATAGAAGAAATACTCGAAAATGGTTATAGTACTGAGAATGAAAAAGTAAGACCTCACTATGAGGATGGTACGCCAAGCCATACATTATTTATACCTCAAACATACGAAAAATATGATATTTCCAAGGGAGAATTTCCTATAATATCACTTCGACCTATAGCATGGAAGAGTGGTATAAAAGAAATATTATGGATATATCAAGATCAAAGTAATGAACTTTCTACACTAAAAGAAAAATACAATATTCATTGGTGGGATGATTGGAATGTTGGTGATGGAACAATTGGGATGAGATATGGTGCTACTGTTAAAAAATATGATCTTATGAATAAATTGCTTGATGGTTTGAAAAATGAACCTTATGGTAGACGTCATATTATGGACTTGTATCAATATAGTGATTTTGAAGAAAGTAAAGGATTGCACCCTTGTGCTTTCATGACTCTTTGGACAGTTAGAGGTGAATTTTTAGATATGACATTAGTACAGCGTTCAAACGACTACCTTGTAGCTGGACATATAAATAAAATTCAATATGTAGCACTATTAATGATGGTTGCAAAATCTACAGGCTATAAACCTGGTATATTTACTCATTTAGTTCAAAATCTTCATATTTATGATAGACATATTGAACAAGCAAAGAAACTTTTAAATAGAACTCCTAGTGATAATCAACCTAAATTAATACTTGATACAGATAAAACAAATTTTTATGAATTTACAATAAATGATTTTAAAATGCAAAATTATGATCCAATTAAGCCTCAACTAAATTTTGAACTTGCAATATAA